Genomic segment of Eupeodes corollae chromosome 2, idEupCoro1.1, whole genome shotgun sequence:
tttcgtattttaattcattttatgtgggttattttaagtaaagtgaatcaataattaagtacaaaagaagtagaatttgagcaaaatttataaaaaatctgaaccacctttgaaaacagaacgaacaaaattctttaatttttaaagaaacctttgagttgactttgagtcttaaggcccaactataataggcataagcaaacataagcttatgtcaaaaacccaacgataattcacttaagtttgcgaaattactgcatagccataatgcaattttgctcacgtatctaaatgtcacattttacttatgcggcgagcgactgggatcgctcttgcttaagtgtgcttaagttaacgaaactgagaaaaattgaacgaaacggagctagactccattatgttcactcgtattgagattctttgtattcgcacgttcacttatgcgcgcatatgctagcttatgcctattatagttgggcctttaatATTTAGTAAATTAGTTCATTGAGGGGTAAGCTAACTAAACGGtggttttttaagagcttgagaactttaaaaaaaaaaacgcataaaatttgcaaaatctcatcgattctttatttgaaacgttagattggtccatgacatttactttttgaagataatttcatttaaatgttgaccgcggctgcgtcttaggttatccattcggaaagtccaattttgggtaactttttcgagcatttcggccggaatagcccgaatttcttcggaaatgttgtcttccaaagctggaatagttgctggcttatttgtgtagactttagacttgacgtagccccaaaaatagtctaaaggcgtcaaatcgcatgatcttggtggccaacttaccggtccattccttgagatgaattgttctccgaagttttccctcaaaatggccatagaatcgcgagctgtgtggcatgtagcaccatcttgttgaaaccacatgtcaaccaagttcagttcttccatttttggcaacaaaaagtttgttagcattgaacgatagcgatcgccattcaccgtaacgttgcgtccaacagcatctttgaaaaaatacggtccaatgattcctccagcgtacaaaccacaccaaacagtgcatttttcgggatgcatgggcagttcttgaacggcttctggttgctcttcactccaaatgctgcaattttgcttatttacgtagccattcaaccagaaatgagccacatcgctgaacaaaatttgtcgataaaaaaagcggattttctgccaacttttctagggcccattcactgaaaattcgacgttgtggcagatcgttcggcttcagttcttgcacgagctgtattttatacggttttacaccaagatctttgcgtaaaaccttccatgtggtcgaataacacaaacccaattgctgcgaacggcgacgaatcgacatttcacggtcttcagcaacactctcagaaacagacgcaatattctcttctgtacgcactgtacgcattcgtgtggttggtttaatgtccaataaagtaaactgagtgcgaaacttggtcacaatcgcattaattgtttgctcacttggtcgattatgtagaccataaatcggacgtaaagcgcgaaacacatttcgaaccgaacactgattttggtaataaaattcaatgatttgcgagcgttgctcgttagtaagtctattcatgatgaaatgtcaaagcatactgagcatctttctctttgacaccatgtctgaaatcccgcgtgatctgtcaaatactaatccatgaaaatcctaacctcaaaaaaatcaccttttataaaaaatattttagtaatttttgagaaaaaaagttttttccccatatacttttgttcagtgcacaaaagttttataaaaaataagcatACGTCTCCCAGACATATAACATAGTCGTTACTAGCCCTAATGCATCTTCAGCGTGAATTTTAAGATGCACCATGCAAGCTCTGACTTAGTCCtgagcaaatataaaaaacttatGTAATACGGCTTATAATTCAaaagatataacaatttttccccGCGCCATACGTCCCGCAGACGTAGATTATCTTTCTAAGgttaaagaaatgtcaaaatcgacgaatattagttcattcgttggtcgttggtcgtgcgcTTTACACCTTCATAGtctattagtttttaaaatgtttaaacaagtGTTGCGTACCATTGTTCTTGGATTTCTTCCGTAGTGTCCCGTATTTGTGGTCTTCTTGCACAATGCTCTTTTCTATTCAAGTCTTTCCAAAGGTTTTCTATTTGCCAATTGTGAACGCCATTGTAAAACTGACAAATTCTTTCGACCTTAGCAGTGTGTTTGGGATCATTATCCTGTTAAAATGTTCACACCAATGAAAGATTATCTTCTGCATATTGAAGCATAACGCTTTTCAATACTTGGAGCTCCGATTTTTTGGCCATAAtacttttaatcaaaaaaataggaCATACTCCATTACAGGGAAAACACCCCACAATTTGTATATAACCGCCAACATGCGCTACCACGTTTATGGTGTTTCTaggatttaatttttcaacacaaatccggatataagattttaaacaaatgtattttggtTTCGGCgatgtacaaaatatttgtcaagttTTTTGGACTTCCTTGGCTGAAGTTTGCGAATTCAATGCGTTGCTTTATGTTTCTTTTAATGAGCAATGTAACTTTCCTTACTACATATTCTTCCGTGTACATTTTTTCTAGCAAACGTCGGCGAATCGTTCTTGAGCTAACATTCAaggacaaatttgtttttagaaaggTGGACATCTAATTATAATCCTAATAGATAATTTGATTGCTAGGTGAGAATGAACAGAGCAGTGAATTGTGTTTACAATTCATTCGCCAGAGAATTGATTCAATTCTCAgacatttcagaaatataaactggcccaTTGAACGATATAACAAAATTAGTTGCACGTTTGTAAACTAGCATTGtccttttattttggatttttttttgacagaatagAAGACAGATGATTTGAGTAGATTTGATTTTGTcttgttttcatgtttttatataaaatatcaaagttttgattgtttaaaaaatgagtttatttaacaaaaacagatcATTATTTCTTGGAGCACGATATATTGCTCGATTACATCAACAAAAGTGTAGTCTTTCGGTCCTAGGGATAGAAACGTCCTGCGATGACACTGGAGTTGCTTTAGTTCAATCAGATGGCAAAGTTCTTGGAAACATTACAAATTCCCAACAGGGAATCCACTTGAGGTAAGCTTAACAATTTTAGTTAAAACGAGTGCTttcataattgattttattatatcaTAGATACGGCGGCATCATACCACCAAGAGCTCAGGACCTACATAGATTAAATATAGAAGACACCTATAACAAATGTATTGAATCTGCCGGCGTTGATCCGTCTTCGTTAGATGCCATTGCAGTTACAACACGACCaggtttttattcaattttaaggtATATTCCAATAACTATCACTACAATTTGTGTGTTTCAAAATATCGTCCCTAAGGTTTGGTATTGAGTCTCATGATTGGCCTTCggtttgcaaaatatttgggtcGCAAATACTCCAAGCCTATTATTCCAATTCATCATATGGAAGCGCATGCCCTGGCCGTGAGAATGGAGCAATCTGTTGAATTTCCATACTTGTGTCTTTTGATAAGTGGTGGACACAGTCAGcttgtgtttattaaaaaagctacagaGTTCTATCTTCTTGGTGAGAGCCTTGACGATGCACCTGGGGAAGCCTTCGATAAAATATCCAGACGACTTCGTTTGAATACTATGACGAAGTATGCCAACTTGAATGGGGGGCAGGCAATAGAAACTGCTGCTAAAGAGGCTACTTCACCGGATCGTTTTGAATTTCCACTACCGCTTTGTCGGTACAAAGATTGCAATTTTAGTTTTGctggtttgaaaaataatgcCATTCGCGCAATTACCGCAACTGAGTTGAAAGAAAGTAAGCAAATATACCTCATTTGActctaaattaaattatataattttttatttattagaaactCGCCCTGATGATGTCATAATTGAGTATAAAGACTTCTGTGCAGGATTTTTGAAAGCTACAACTAGACACATCACGAATCGAACTCAAAGAGCACTAGAATtctgtttaagaaaaatgtttttcgacaACAACTTAAAGCCAACGATAGTTGTCTCTGGTGGTGTGGCTAACAACGATTATATCTTCGACAATATTTGTAATCTGGCTAAAAAATATGATGGACGAGTATTTCGACCTTCAAAGCAATATTGTTCTGATAATGGAGCAATGATTGCTTGGAATGGATTAGAAAAATTAATGGAAGATAAATCTTATGCACTCACGAATTTTGATAATCTAGATGTTAAGGGTAAATGTAGTTTAGGCTTTAGTTTAATTGACGAAGTAGCAAACGAAGATATTAAATGTAAATGGGTTAAAACGTTAtagtaaaaaattgtaaaagaaattagaaaataaatttattcagaGATGCAacagtatttttaaatgaactagGGTATCTAGTGCTCATAAATGATAACTATAAAAACCGATAAGGTAGATTTGCCAGTGGCCGGCCCTTTAAGGATTTTTCCTCATTTAACATAGCACAGTAGCAACAAATACTAACATTTTcgaataattcttaaaataaattattctttataaaaaaaaaaatataaattttcttaccgacaaatattttatttaattttttgtaaaaagaagtaatttttccAGTGGCCGGCCCTTTGTTTCCTATTTCCGACGATGGCCGAAAATGGGACACAGGTCCCACAGGTCTACTAAACAAAAGTCttgaattgttttatattttttattaaaacgttttgataaagaaaattaaaaaaaaagtaatttatcttgaaaaaaataaatagaacaaaaataaaaaaataagttaaattaattaaatccatttttgcggcttaaaaattaaaataaaaaaaacctaaaatttaattcaattaggCACATGTTTTTGAAAGCTAATTAtgaattatcaaaaaattataggtacacatgtaaatattattttttcaatacacTTAAGAATGTATAAATTGCTTAAAAGtaacaatttattaaagttttttatcaCATTTTAAACAGGTAAAGTCTTGTAGCTCAGCATCTGCAAATGGCATGGTTGAAAGATTTGTACATTGTAgatgaaaccaatttttacagcTATCACAGCCTATATTTTTCAGTCCTTCTTCTTCCACGTCCGAAAGGACATCTTCATTACATGAAGGACATTTTGGAACAGTCTTTTTTcgcttattagtttttttcttccCTTCTCTTTTCATTTGTCGCTCAAGCTTCCTTTTTTCGACTTCGGCAGATGAGATTGACATACTAGGGGGTTTTTGAGtcttaaaaaatcttttgacGGAGTTTTGGTATAGGTTTTGGATacttaagatatttttcaaaaacgaatggGTTTTCAGCGCTTTTTGAAGTATGAggttctgtcaaaatataatataaataagtaataattttaacttttttaagaccTTAAAAATGGAGCATAAAAATTACCCATAGTCAGTGTATTTTCCCTAATAATTTGGGAAGgaatttcttgcaaaatattATCATTCAATATTTCCAGCTCCATAGTatcttataaacggtgattttttaagagcttgagaacttttaaaaaaaaaaacgcatagaatttgcaaaatctcatcgattctttatttgaaacgttagattggtccatgacattaactttttgaagataatttcattttaatgttgaccgcggctgcgtcttaggtggtccattcggaaagtccaattttgggtaactttttcgtgcatttcggccggaatagcccgaatttcttcggaaatgttgtctttcaaagctggaatagttgctggcttatttgtgtagactttagacttgacgtagccccataaaaaatagtctaaaggcgtcaaatcgcatgatcttggtggccaacttaccggtccattccttgagatgaattgttctccgaagttttccctcaaaatggccatagaatcgcgagctgtgtggcatgtagcgccatcttgttgaaaccacatgtcaaccaagttcagttcttccatttttggcaacaaaaagtttgttagcattgaacgatagcgatcgccattcaccgtaacgttgcgtccaacagcatctttgaaaaaatccggtccaatgattccaccagcgtacaaaccacaccaaacagtgcatttttcgggatgcatgggcagttcttgaacggcttctggttgctcttcactccaaatgcggcaattttgcttatttacgtagccattcaaccagaaatgagcctcatcgctgaacaaaatttgtcgataaaaaagcgcgaaacacatttcgaaccgaacactgattttggtaataaaattcaatgatttgcaagcgttgctcgttagtaagtctattcatgatgaaatgtcaaagcatactgagcatctttctctttgacaccatgtctgaaatccctcgtgatctgtcaaatactaatgcatgaaaatcctaacctcaaaaaaatcaccctttacataaaAAAGCAGATTCATAAGTTCATAAGTTATACTTAGCTACCTATGACTGTTTCGTAATCCTGTGAAATTTTTTCTTGTAATGCGGTCTATATCGCAATCGAAGTTGACCACGAATTCCTCGTTATCACCGTTACCAAGATCACCACATACATCAACATCCATAATACCATCATCAATATGAGAACCGCGAAAAGATATACCACCAGGAACTGCATCAAGATTGCCCTTAGAATCCCCATCGCCACCAGAATGAACGTCATAACACTCTCCAGATACAACAGCAGGAACTTCAACATTTGAACCGCGAACATCACCACCAAGATCGGCAACAGTAGTCTACGGCATTAGGGTCGACATGTGACATGTGACAAAAAAAGAACAGGACGTTTAACATCATTCTTGGATATCCAAACGTTAAGACCATCTTTCACATATTGAAGAAAAGTTTCTCCCCGCATCCATCCACTCACAGTCTTGCCAAACACCCAGTCAGGCTTCTTATTTTGGACTGATTATTCAACCAGTTGGGGGATCTTTTGTAAGGCAAAGCAACCATAGGAAGAAGTGTTCTTCCAACTCCTGAAAACGTCATCAGAACAGTTATGTTCTCTTTTTCATTCGATGCCTTGATTTCGTTAacatttttgattctttttgggGCAACAACATTCCCGGTTTTTGGAGCCATACTAAATCCCGTCTCATCGGCGTTAAAAATTCTAGAAGATTCCTCAAGAATATCTAAGGCATTCTCTTCTGTCAAATATTCCTTCAGCTCTCTAAACCATTTTAGTATACCTTCTTCTGTTATCTGAGCACGGCTTTTGGAAACAGATTCAGCAGTTCGTAGGCTTAGAACGGGATGGCGTCGCATAAAGCCATAATACCATTTCTCACCGGGTTTGTTGTCTTTGAAAGGAGTTTTGCGGCCGTCTTCTTGCAGAATGTCTTGGACcgttttcaaaagattttcacAAGTTTGTGGAAAGccacatttttctgaatttacaAGCCAGTTTTTagcttattttcttcttctgcaGACAGGACGGGACAAGGACCAAATTTCCCAAGGTTATCTGATGTTCTATTGTGAATACGGTCCTGAAGAGTCGTCCTTGGAACATTAAATCTTCTTGCTGCTGCTCTGATTGGTAGTTTATTTTGACGTAATTCAAATAATGCTTGCTCTAAATCTGTGCCTTTATATGAAATGACGCGCTTTTTCTTGTCTTTTGCATGCTTCTCATTTACCCGGGTCATAACTAAGCCGCTTAaaacaagaatttaaatatttgaacatcaaaatgtaAGTGGGAaccttaaaaacatttgtttcaaCCTTAAGATAAAACAAAGGGCCGGAGTTAGGAGACCTGTGTCCTATATCCGGCCACGAAGATTTCTTGTTAAAAAGGGtaggtt
This window contains:
- the LOC129945628 gene encoding probable tRNA N6-adenosine threonylcarbamoyltransferase, mitochondrial, whose product is MSLFNKNRSLFLGARYIARLHQQKCSLSVLGIETSCDDTGVALVQSDGKVLGNITNSQQGIHLRYGGIIPPRAQDLHRLNIEDTYNKCIESAGVDPSSLDAIAVTTRPGLVLSLMIGLRFAKYLGRKYSKPIIPIHHMEAHALAVRMEQSVEFPYLCLLISGGHSQLVFIKKATEFYLLGESLDDAPGEAFDKISRRLRLNTMTKYANLNGGQAIETAAKEATSPDRFEFPLPLCRYKDCNFSFAGLKNNAIRAITATELKEKTRPDDVIIEYKDFCAGFLKATTRHITNRTQRALEFCLRKMFFDNNLKPTIVVSGGVANNDYIFDNICNLAKKYDGRVFRPSKQYCSDNGAMIAWNGLEKLMEDKSYALTNFDNLDVKGKCSLGFSLIDEVANEDIKCKWVKTL